Part of the Bacillus marinisedimentorum genome is shown below.
TGCCAAAAGGCGGTATCCTCTTCTTTTTTACTCATAAATTTTAAGAATGGAGGTTTTAGGATGAAATGAATATCAAGGATGAATACCTGCTTAAACGCCGGAAAAAGAAAATCACAATGCAGGAACTTGCTGGTTTTATTGGTTGCTCACAGTCATTAATCAGCCGTTACGAAACAGGCGATTGCTCAATGTCAGATAAAAAAATAGAGAGATACCGTTTTTATATTGATTCAAAAAAATAATCGAAAAATGGAGGTGAAAAAGTGGATGACCGACTCAACATAACCACTTCCTTCTTTTAATCGAAGTAATAATTTTTTGAGGATTAAAAGGAGGAAGGCAACTGTTTGCAATAACAGTTGTATCATTTAGGGCTTTACCATAGAAGGAAAGTGGGAGAGTTATTCTTTCACTTTGTAACATGAACAAATATTATAAAGATCAATGTCCTACATGGGCTGAAAATACGCAATTGGAACATGATTTAATTTTAGGTGACGACAGTGACAGTTTACTAACCAGTAACTTATTAACTGATATGACAAACGGTAAATGGGATATTAATTACTTTTACGACTTTCAGGACTTTTACCGTCATAAGAAAACAGAATTACCGCTTATTGGTGTGGATATGGCTTTCAGCAAGAATGTCCGTTGTTTTGATAACCATGTAAGTAAAAAATTCAGTCACAGTCAATACAACAAGTATTGTATGAACATGAATCTTTACAAGAATATTAGCACCGAAAATTATTATAAAAAATATCCATTTTCCACACTCATGATGGTAATGAGTTACTATAATATTCCGCTGCCAGACAGTCAAATCGGTAAAGAAATCATACTTGCAATTGATTCAGCGTTTAAAGGACATTACACATATAAAGAGCATTTCAAAAAAATACATACAGATTGGCTTACTTCACTAGGATTCGATAGTTTGGTGGATACACTAAACAACAGAAACCCTAATTATTTTTATGAACTGCAAAAACATTTTGGATTGAATGAAAAGATTTACATAGATGCTGAAGGTCACTTACAAACCGGAATTGATTTAGAGGGTATTCAAAATCATCTTGACTGGAAACTTGAGTTACCTTTACAACAATTTAAGTTAATCAAAGAATGTGTTCGTGAAGGTCACAGGATTGGACAAAAGTATATACCGGATAAATCAGAG
Proteins encoded:
- a CDS encoding helix-turn-helix domain-containing protein, which translates into the protein MNIKDEYLLKRRKKKITMQELAGFIGCSQSLISRYETGDCSMSDKKIERYRFYIDSKK